CAGGCTGTGTTACATTTGCGCGTGCAGGGGCAGGAAGTGCCAGAGTATGTGTACTAGTTGTTTAGATAGCCATGAGGCGGAACTCCCCGGGTGACCGGTGGAGTTTTTTGAGTTTGGGTATCAAAATTGTGTTCAAATTGAGTTATGAAACAAAGCGCAGGAATCCTGATGTATAGAATAAGGGATAATAAGTTAGAAATGCTGTTGGCTCATCCAGGCGGACCGTTTTGGAAGAACAAAGACCTGGGTGCCTGGAGCATTCCCAAAGGAGAATATAATGAAGATGAAGAGGCTCTTACTGCTGCAATCAGAGAATTCAAAGAGGAAACAGGATTGTTGATTGATGGAGCATTTATTCAATTGGCACCTGTAAAACAGAAATCGGGAAAGGTTGTGCAAGCCTGGGCAGTGGAGGGAGATGCAGATATATCAACGTTTGTGTCTAATAAATTTACTATAGAGTGGCCGCCAAAATCAGGAAAAATGGTTGAGTTTCCCGAAGTGGATAAGTGGGAATGGTTTGGAGCGGAGAAAGCGAAAGAGAAGGTTTTATATGGACAGGCAGGATTGTTGGAGGAACTTGCCGAATTGATAAAAAGTTGAAAAAAGAATAGAAAAGCATAAATTGTAGCCCTGCAGGCAGCATCTCCTTCAAAAGCAGGTAACTATTTGCATAACATGGCAGACGTACATGACAAAGCTACCCGTAGTTTTAACATGAGTAGAATTAAGAGCAAGAATACGAAACCAGAATTGCTGGTCAGAAAATTTTTGCACTCAAAAGGTTTTCGGTATAAGCTAAATGATAAAACTCTTCCCGGAAAACCTGACCTTGTCTTACCAAAGTATAGAACCATAATCTTCATTCACGGCTGTTTTTGGCATGGACATGAGGGATGTAAATTTTTTGTTGTACCCAAGACCAGGACTGAATGGTGGCTGAACAAGATTGCAATCAATACTGCCAATGATCAAAAAGCTGCTCTGGCTCTCATGAAGCAAGGATGGCAGGTGATTATAATTTGGGAATGTGAACTTAAGCCTAATAACATTGAGCTAACTTTAAGTCAACTTTTTTCTGAGCTTAAGCCGAACGTTTAGGTATGTAAAGCAATTCACATTTCTATGTAGATGGTGGATATCAAAGTCAATATTGCTTGATGTATCTTTGTAAATTGTAATGACGTAATGCTAATTTGGAGAAAACTAAGAATGTGAATCATCTCCGAAAATTACGCTCTCACAATTGGATTTTTGATTGATTAATGAGAAACGAATTAATTAATGCAAAGCATAGAACAAGAAAACAAAACTCTCGAAAGCTCACTTCAACCTTTAATTGAAAAGTTATGGAAGGGGCATCTTTTTGGCGCGGAAAACCATCGATCTGCAATTATTAGCCATTATCTTCACTCAAATAAGATTGTGTATAAAAAAAATGCTATTCAATATGGGAAGGAAATGATTAATGGTCACTTTGCTGAAAAAATGAATGATAAGATTGCAGAAGAAGCTTTGCAGTATATCATAAGGTATAACGATCAAATTATCCCATTTCAAAATCCTTCAAAACCTGAATTTACATTTATTGATCTGTTTGCGGGCGTTGGGGGATTCAGACTTGCTCTGCAAAGTCTCCAGGGAGAATGTATTTTTTCCTCGGAGTGGGATAAAATGGCTCAAAGAACTTATTACGCGAACTTTGGTGAGATCCCTTTTGGAGACATAACCAAAGAAGAAACAAGAAAATGGGTGCCTGAAAAGTTTGATCTTTTATGCGGAGGATTCCCCTGTCAGCCATTTTCAATTGCTGGAGTTTCTAAAAAAAATAGCTTAGGCAGGAAGCATGGCTTCGAAGATGAAAAACAAGGAAATCTTTTCTTTCATGTCGCGAAAATTATTGAGGAAAAACGTCCGAAAGCTTTTTTTCTGGAAAATGTAAAAAACCTTGTATCACATGATAAGGGCAATACTTTTAAAGTTATCAAAGAAACGCTGGAAGAGCTGGGTTATACCTTCTACTCAAAAGTCCTTAACGGAAAACATTTTGTACCTCAACATCGTGAAAGAACTTTTATGGTAGGTTTTGACAAGAAGGTTTTCAAAGGAGAAGAACAATTTTCATTTCCCGAACTTCCACTGCCTGAAAGGAGGATAAAAGAAATTTTAGAAAATAGAGCAGATCCTAAATACACGCTTTCTGATAAACTATGGGATTATTTACAAGGATATGCTCGTAAACATAAGGAGAAAGGAAATGGATTTGGATTCGGCTTAGTAGATTTGAATGGTATTTCAAGAACTATGAGCGCCAGATATTATAAAGACGGTGCTGAAATCTTAATTCCCCAAAAGGACAAGAATCCCCGAAGGCTTACAGTTCGTGAAGCTGCCCGACTTCAGGGTTATCCTGATAACTTTGTGATAGATAAAGTTTCAATGAATCAGGCATATAAGCAGTTTGGAAACTCTGTGGTGGTACCACTGATACGAGCCATCGGTGAACAAATAGTTGAAGTACTCAAGAAGACACCAGTCAAGAAATCACGAAAATAATTCTCCCGAAAAATCTTTAAGGTTAATCTGTCTGGATTTTAAATATGATATGAATTCTTTGAGATTCATAAGCCATGCTCTTTGAGCGGCATTATAGGTTGTATGTATTGAGGCGGGTAATATCAATTGGAGTCCATGCGCCATCATTTCATTGGTTTGATTCTCGCTGATTCCTGGTTCAAGTGTTAGAAGGTGTTTGTTATTAATGCGTTTAGCTTCACTCAAAACTTGTCTCCACCTATCCTTACAAGTGGTTTTCACTCCAAGCATTGTTAGGTTTTCACTTTTAAAAGATGCCAGATGGTATTCTCTTGCTCCTGGAAATAGAAAATCTGGTTTTGCTTTGTTCTCAGTTATTTTTGCTCTATCAAATTTTATTTGATAAAGTCTGAATATCTCTTCTGTATGATTTTCTAATGCAAGTCCGGCTCTTGACTTTCGTGTATTTTGAATACTTAATGAAAATTTTAGAAACCCCTCAACATCAACATTCCCATCTTTATCAAAAAATCCTTGTTTTAGTCTTTTTTCCAATTCCAATCGCTCCATTCTTCTAAATAACTTCTCTTCGTGATTCATCCATGACATTAATGCGGTATCTGGATCTTCCAGTGGTGCGATATCTTTAAGTGATTGTCTGGTTAGTATAGAAAATTCTTTTGTAGTAGGCATTTTACCTTTAAGCCTTAAAAGTATTGAGTCGAGGAAATCCGTTTCAGTGTCTTCAATTTCAATACCCAGCTCTTCAAGTATGAAACGAACAGGAAAGTCGATCTCTTTATCCCCTGATTGCTGAAAATCCTGATAAACAAAGCTTTTGCCTGCTTGTACCGGTACTTCAAATAGCCAGAGTAATTGACTCTCCACTGTAGTTTGAGCAGGAGTTATGATACAAAGCAAAGTATTATCAGGTCGTTTAGCGATTATTAAGAGATCCCCAGCTTGTGCACGTTGGGAAACATCTGTAGTAGGAAAATATAATCTCCACTCTGCTGCTCTTTCTTTACCAAATCTTGCGTCGTACCATGAAAGCTGTGCGTCTGATGTTGTAGTTTCATTGTCGTCTCCCATCCAAACAAACCTGCTCCGAAAAGTTATTGTCTCACCAACTTCATTTGTCCCAAGAACTTTTTTTAAGGCTTCTGAGCCGTTGAATTCGTGTTGGTTAGATTTCTTGATATTTACTTCTACAGTTGAAAGTCTTTTAGCAGCAACTGCTACAAAGTATTGTGATAAATATCCTTTTTTATGCATGCTTTTTTACGAGCTTTTTTATTATTTTTCTAAAGACAATTTACAATTTAATGAAATTTTTGTAACAAGAACCTCCCCTAAATAGAACAGACCATTATCCAAATGCGCCGTCCACCTACAAACCACTTCTCTCCACAAATACCAAAAATTGATTTGAAAAAATTTACCCATCAGCCAGATTGAATTCTTTCATTGTATTTGCTATTGTCCCCTTCACAAACTTCTTATTTTTCTAATGATTAACGTTGTTCCCGCTAGCGCATACATTTATTCAACCTATCTTATGACAAACGTAAAGGCCTGCTCCCTTACCGTAAATCTCATATCACCTGCACATCCCTCACATTCACCGGCGAGCTTCCAAACTTCTGCTTAAATACCCTGCTAAAATGAGACGGATTCTCAAAGCCGCTCTCAAACGCAGCTTCGGCAACGGTTTTGGCCTGACTGGTCAATAGATGGCGTGCATGATACAGTCTTTTGTCCATCAGCCATTTCCCGGGAGTTGTATTGAATAAAGAAACAAAATCTCTTTTGAATGCAGACAGGCTCCTCGCACTCAGCCTGGCATAGTCCTCCAGTTTCAAGTTAAAACAGAAATTATCTTCCATCACACGTTGTAAAACAATCTGCGGCTCGTTCATCAATGAGCAGAACCAGGATAACAATTGCTCATTGGCCGGGTTCTCTGCAATCAGCAATACCAGCTCACGGAATTTCAATTCCAGCAATAATGGATCGGGTTGATAGGAAGGCCTGAAATATGGCATCAATGAAAGGAAATAAGCTTCCGCGGCAGTACTGTTATGAATGGGGATCACAGGATCAAGCTTTCCTGCCGGTCTTATCTTCTCTCCCGGTTTGCTTTTCAACACATCGCAGATGAATGCATCGGGTAAGAAAAAAAGTACAAAACAGAACTCTGTTTCATTGAACTGCTCAACAATGGAAGCGCCTTTCCTTACAAATACACAACTGCCTTTCTGAAGATCGTAAGAGCCATGTGGCGTATGCCAAACCTTTCTCCCTTCCATCACATACAAAACGTAATTGTGATGACTCCAGAGATCGGCAAACTTTGAATCGAGCGGGCAAGTAAAAATAGAAACCAGCGCCTCTCCGCAACTGAGCTGGCGATAAGCGGGATTGCCTTTTACTGTAGAATAGAAATTGTACACGGGGCTGGTTGAACTGCAAAATTAGTATTTTGGCTGGTCCCCTGAATACTACTAACCGGTAATCTCTCCTGCACTTTCAGCTTCGATATTCCCGGCAATTGTCGAACTTTGTATCCTTCCCACCTCCTGCTGAATAGTCCGCACCAATTGGTCAACCTAAAATCGTTTTGTATGAAATTGAAAATGAATTTCTCACAAAGCCTGGTGTTGCTATTCTGCCTGTTGCTGTTCGCCTGCAAAGAGAGCAGGAAAGCGCCTTCCAGGGCATCGATCGATGCACTGAACCTCAAAAAAGGACAACTGATCACCTGTGGCCCATCACAGCAGCTTGGCACCCTGCACTTTGCCATCGATGCTCCTGCAGCCACTCAATCTTCTTTTATGCTAGGGCTCAAACTGCTTCATTCGTTTGAATACGACGAAGCGGAAAAAGTCTTCGCCGGTATTATCGATCAAAACCCCGACTGTGCAATGGCGTATTGGGGAGTGGCAATGAGTAATTTTCATCCGCTCTGGGCGCCTCCTTCCAAAGCAGAATTGCAAAAAGGAAGCGCAGCCATCGCAATCGCAAGAGGACTGAAACCGGCTTCAAAAAAAGAGTCATCATATATTGAAGCCATCGCATCATTCTACGACCGCTGGCAACAAACAGATCATAAAACACGCTGCCTCCGGTTCGAAAAGGCAATGGAAGATCTGCACGAAAAAGATTCCTCCGATATGGAAGCCACCGTTCTCTATGCTCTGGCCCTGGATGCCGCGGCCAATCCATCGGATAAGAATTTTAAGAAACAAAAAAAAGCAGGCGAACTCTTGCAGTCATTAGCGCCCGGTGCACCGGATCATCCGGGTATCGCACATTATCTTATACATACTTATGATGTACCGGAACTAGCCTCCCTGGCGCTGCCCGCAGCAAGGAAATACGCATCCATAGCGCCATCGTCGGCGCACGCTTTGCATATGCCTTCTCATATATTTACAAGGCTTGGGCTTTGGGACGAAGCTGTTCAGTCCAATATCGCCTCCGTTTCTTCTGCACAATGCTATGCGCAACAAAATGGAATGAAACATTGGGACGAAGAATTGCATGGCCTTGATTATCTGATGTACGCCTATCTCCAAAAGGGTGATACATACAATGCGAAAAAACAACTGGACTATCTGTTATCCATCCACGAAACATCGCCTGCCAATTTTAAAGTCGCCTATTCTTTCGCTGCCATACCTGCAAGGTATTACCTCGAGAGCCGCAATTGGAAAGAAGCAGCCCGCCTTCCTTTCCCTGTTGCCAATTTTTCCTGGGATGATTTCCTCTGGCAAAAAGCGATCATCCACTTCGCAAGAGTGATGGGCGCGGTACATACGGGTCAGACAAAGATCTCAACAGAGGAAATACAGGAATTGAAACGAATCAGGGATACACTTGCCGAACAGGGGGATACTTACAAGGCACAACAGGTAAGTGTGCAGTTGGCAGCAGGTGAAGCCTGGGCAAAACTCAGATCCGGAAAGAAAGGAGAAGCCTTGCAACTCATGCAGCTCGCTGCAAAAATGGAAGACAGCACAGAAAAACATCCCGTAACACCTGCTGAAGTATTACCGGCAAAGGAATTGCTGGGCGATATGCTGATGGAACTAAAAGATTATCAGGCTGCTCTCGAAGCATATGAACAAAATCTTAAGAGACATCCCAACCGCTTCAATGCATTACTCGGGGCAGCACAGGCTGCATCAAAAACCGGAGAAAAATCAAAAGCAATCGACTACTATCACCGATTGATATCGATAGCAGTTACAAATAGCCCCAAACCGGAATTACAACTGGCTAAACAATCATTGGAAGAAATGGAAAAATGAATTGTATTATCCGGAAGTTTTTGCCCCGTACTCGCTTGGGTTTACACCATATTGTTTCTTAAACTCACGGCTGAAATATTTACTGTCTTCATACCCCACCATATAAGCGATCTCATACACGGTGTGTCGTTGCCCCGAAAGCAGCGTGGCTGCCTGTTTCAGCCTGAGGGACTTCACAAAATCATTTGCACTCAGCCCGGTAATGGCTTTGATCTTTTTGTATAAAACAGGTTGGCTCATCAGAGCTTTCTGGGCAAGCACGCCTACACCAAAACCCGGATCGTCCATGTTTTCAAGAACAATGTTTTCGATGTTTTTAAGGAAGGCTTCATCCAATGGATGCAAGGCAGGAAATGTCAGGGGAGTATCAGGCGCAGTTGAAGAAGAAGCCTGAACGTCTTCGCCTGGAAATGTTTTCCGGCCCAGTGTTGTATTGAAATGCTGCCAGTACTTCTCTCTTGCCAGCAATAAATTCTGTACCGTCAGTTCCAGCACTTTCGTACTGAATGGCTTGGTCAGGTAAGTGTTCGCGCCGGTCTGAAGCCCGCTGATCTGGTGCTCCACCGCGGTCTTAGCCGTGAGCAGCACTACAGGAATATGACTGGTACGTATATCCGATTTGATCCTGCTGCAGAATTCAAGCCCGTCCATTTCAGGCATCATTACGTCACTGATGATCAGGTCTGGAATATGTTCTACCGCATATACCAGCCCTGATGCTCCATCTGCCGCTTCTGCTATGAAATATTTGTCCTGGAGTGTTTCTTTGATGAACGTCCTGATTGCTCTATTGTCTTCTACCAGCAAAATGGATGGTTTGCCATTGTTGCTTATCAAAGAACCCTGCACAGGGCTTGTTTCTCCGGCAAGGATGGTTTGGATGACGGGAAGATCGGCAGTAGCAACCAGCTGACCGGGCGCATAATGCTGTATTCCTTTCAGGAGCGTTACACGGAAAATAGTTTCATGAAGATCCTGGTGGCTAAGTTTGGTGGAGCTGACGCTGATAGTGCCTTTATGCGCCTGCACAATACTTTTTGACAATGCCAGGCCGATCCCATAACCGGTGTTCTGTTGTCCGTGATCATTTTCCTGGAAGTAATTATCGAACAATCGGTCTACATTCTCGCGAGCAATCCCCTTTCCGCTATTGGCCACGGTGATGATCACCTGTTTGGCGTCATCCTGAATGGTAAGTTTCACAAAACCACCATCAGGCGTGAATTTGAATGCATTTGAAAAAAGATTGTAGAAAACTTTTTCCATTTGTTCACGATCGAATGTAAGGTTGATATGAGAAGGATGAGCAGAAAACTGCTGATCGATATTCCGCGATGCGGCAATATCTCCAAAGCTATTGTAGATCGATTGGGCAAAGTCAGCAATATCTGTAGTGGATGCGTGCAGTGTGAGATGTCCTGTTTCTGCTTTCCTGAAATCCATTAGTTCATTCACCAGTTGCAACAGGCTATCCGAGTTGGATCTGATGGTTTGCAGCAATTGTTTATCGGCCGTATTGCCGCTGTTCTTGCTCATCAATTTTTCCGTAGGACCGGTGATCAGGGAAAGATGTGTTCTTATTTCATGGGAGATATTGGTAAAGAAATTCAATTTTAGTTGGGTGAGCGTGTTGCTTTTTTTCATCAATGCCTGCATCAGGAAGTAACGGGCAACAAAGAACACGAGGGCCAATCCCGCAAGAATGTACAACGTATAGGCCCACCATGTTTTCCAAAAGGGAGGCAGCACCTGTATCTTCAGTGAAATGGGGGTGCCCCAGACTCCATCATTATTACTTCCTTTCACGATCAGTGTATAATTACCGGAGGGCACATTTGAATAACTGGCGAGCGGATCGCTGGTGTAGGTAAAGTTATCGTCGAAGCCTTCCAGCTTGTAGGCGTACCTGTTCTTTGCGGGTTTGATGAAATTCAACGCAGCAAATTCCACAGAGAATGCATTCTGGTTATGCTTCAGTCTGATTGCAGATGTATAACTGATCTGTTTTTGCAACAAACTGTCCTGTGCGCCTGTTTTCACTTCTTTATTATGAAGATTGAAAGAGGAGAACGCTACAAGCGGCGCTTGCAGGTTCTGACTGATAGCAGCAGGTTCAAAAGCAGTAAGACCAAAGTAACCGCCGAAATACAGTTTTCCATCCGGGGCTTTGTACCAGGCATTATTATTGAAAACATTGCCGGCCAGTCCATCTTCCGTGTTGTACACATTGCAGGAACCTGTAGCAGGATTATATCTCGCCAAACCGTTGATGGTACTGATCCATAGCTCCCCGTTTTCGCCTTCGATGATGCCGAGCACATTATTGTCCGGCAATCCTTCGTTCTTTGTGATGCTCGATTTCTGGTTTCCATTTTTATCCAAAAGAACCAGTCCGTTCTCACCGCTGCCCGCCCAAATGCGTTGTTGTTTATCTTCATACAAACAGTTCACCGGAAAGATGGAGCTGTCTGTTTTCAACAGTTTGCTGCCATCAGCAGTAAGAATATACAGTCCTCGCCTGGTCCCGGTCCAGATTGTATTGGTTGAAGTAAGCAGTGTAGAAAGAATGGATTGCCGTTGCAGTTTCGCGAATCCTTCAGGAGCAGGAAGTGGCTCCAGTTGTGATCCTTTCTTTTGATAAAGTTGAAGTCCCTGTGTTTCCGTGCCTATCCAGAAGCGACCAGCTGCGTCCTGCATCAGGCTCGTGATCTCAGCTCCCTGCAGATAAGGATCAGCTGCATTGTAAAGGTATCGGATGAATCGGTTCTTGCTGCGATCGAAAAGATTGAGGCCACCCCCATGCGTACCCGCCCAGATATTCCCCTCTTTGTCTTTGTACAAAACTTTCACCAGGTTGGAACCAGGGCTGTAAGGATCATTGGAATTGTGTTTGTAATAAGTAATGGAACCATCGCGGCCAAACCGGTTGATGCCTCCGCCTTCGGTTCCGATCCAGAGATCGTCGTCATTATCCTGCACAATGGAACTGACAACATTATTGTTCAACTTCCTGGAAGACCTGGTGGAGTATACAGTGAATGGCGTGCTCAGTGAATAAAGACAATTCACGCCACCAAAAAAAGTTCCCACCCAGATGGAACCGGTCTTATCCATATACAAACTATGTACAGAATTCTGACTGAGGCTGGCATCGTTCCAGGGATCATTGATGAAGGTAGAGATCTGTTCTGTTCCGGCCTGCAACTTTGAAAGTCCTTCCTGGGTACCGATCCAAAGATTCCCTTCCTTATCCAGTAAGAGTTTGCGGATATGATCGCTGGCGATCCGGCTATTCACATTTTGATAGCGATGGAATGTACCGGTAACGGGATCATATAAATGCAATCCTCTGTGCGCAGTGCCGATCCAGAGTTGATTGCGTTTGTCGCGTACGATGCTCTTCACCTGGTTGTCTACCAGACGTGTTTCACCGGCTTCCTGGTGAAAGATCTCTTTAACGGAGAATTTGCCGTTCTGTTCGTGTAACTGTACCAGGCCATGGTCCGATCCTACCCAGATGACACCTTCATCTTCATACACACAATTGATATTGGTAAGCCGAAATGCATTACCGGTAAACCGGCTGACCGGAACCAGTACCGCTTGCTGAACATCTGCAATCAGGTAAAGGGTATTCCGGGTGCCTGCCCAGATCCTCCCCCGGCTGTCTTCGAACAAACAGATGATCTCTTTATCGCGACTGCTGATGGCTGCATCTTTTTCGAATGGAATAAGATCGAACTGATCTGTTTCAGAATGATAGCGGTTGAGCCCGTTCTGTGTGCCTGCCCATACCTGGCCATTGCGATCGGTGAGCAGGCAAAAAATATAATTGTTGGAGATGCCTGATCTGTTGCCGGGTGTATTCTTATAAATGGTGAATTTCCGGGAGTCGTATTTGTTGAGCCCCTGTCGCGTGCCGAACCACATGAAACCTTTGGCGTCCTGTGTAATGGCAATGACCGAGTTTTGGGAGAGGCGATCAGACACATCAAGGTGTGAAAAACTCATTTGCTGACAAATTCCCTGCACGGAGATCAGCAGCAAAGCCTGTACAACAAGCAGTATTCGATTCGGAAAACTCATGGGTGTTCATTAAAAAGCAGGCATGGGAGATATTGTTGACTGGCAATCTGAGGACTTCAATTTAGGTTATTTTTTAAAACGAAGGAGGCAG
This portion of the Pseudobacter ginsenosidimutans genome encodes:
- a CDS encoding NUDIX domain-containing protein → MKQSAGILMYRIRDNKLEMLLAHPGGPFWKNKDLGAWSIPKGEYNEDEEALTAAIREFKEETGLLIDGAFIQLAPVKQKSGKVVQAWAVEGDADISTFVSNKFTIEWPPKSGKMVEFPEVDKWEWFGAEKAKEKVLYGQAGLLEELAELIKS
- a CDS encoding very short patch repair endonuclease — its product is MADVHDKATRSFNMSRIKSKNTKPELLVRKFLHSKGFRYKLNDKTLPGKPDLVLPKYRTIIFIHGCFWHGHEGCKFFVVPKTRTEWWLNKIAINTANDQKAALALMKQGWQVIIIWECELKPNNIELTLSQLFSELKPNV
- the dcm gene encoding DNA (cytosine-5-)-methyltransferase; its protein translation is MQSIEQENKTLESSLQPLIEKLWKGHLFGAENHRSAIISHYLHSNKIVYKKNAIQYGKEMINGHFAEKMNDKIAEEALQYIIRYNDQIIPFQNPSKPEFTFIDLFAGVGGFRLALQSLQGECIFSSEWDKMAQRTYYANFGEIPFGDITKEETRKWVPEKFDLLCGGFPCQPFSIAGVSKKNSLGRKHGFEDEKQGNLFFHVAKIIEEKRPKAFFLENVKNLVSHDKGNTFKVIKETLEELGYTFYSKVLNGKHFVPQHRERTFMVGFDKKVFKGEEQFSFPELPLPERRIKEILENRADPKYTLSDKLWDYLQGYARKHKEKGNGFGFGLVDLNGISRTMSARYYKDGAEILIPQKDKNPRRLTVREAARLQGYPDNFVIDKVSMNQAYKQFGNSVVVPLIRAIGEQIVEVLKKTPVKKSRK
- a CDS encoding type II restriction endonuclease — encoded protein: MHKKGYLSQYFVAVAAKRLSTVEVNIKKSNQHEFNGSEALKKVLGTNEVGETITFRSRFVWMGDDNETTTSDAQLSWYDARFGKERAAEWRLYFPTTDVSQRAQAGDLLIIAKRPDNTLLCIITPAQTTVESQLLWLFEVPVQAGKSFVYQDFQQSGDKEIDFPVRFILEELGIEIEDTETDFLDSILLRLKGKMPTTKEFSILTRQSLKDIAPLEDPDTALMSWMNHEEKLFRRMERLELEKRLKQGFFDKDGNVDVEGFLKFSLSIQNTRKSRAGLALENHTEEIFRLYQIKFDRAKITENKAKPDFLFPGAREYHLASFKSENLTMLGVKTTCKDRWRQVLSEAKRINNKHLLTLEPGISENQTNEMMAHGLQLILPASIHTTYNAAQRAWLMNLKEFISYLKSRQINLKDFSGELFS
- a CDS encoding helix-turn-helix domain-containing protein, whose product is MYNFYSTVKGNPAYRQLSCGEALVSIFTCPLDSKFADLWSHHNYVLYVMEGRKVWHTPHGSYDLQKGSCVFVRKGASIVEQFNETEFCFVLFFLPDAFICDVLKSKPGEKIRPAGKLDPVIPIHNSTAAEAYFLSLMPYFRPSYQPDPLLLELKFRELVLLIAENPANEQLLSWFCSLMNEPQIVLQRVMEDNFCFNLKLEDYARLSARSLSAFKRDFVSLFNTTPGKWLMDKRLYHARHLLTSQAKTVAEAAFESGFENPSHFSRVFKQKFGSSPVNVRDVQVI
- a CDS encoding tetratricopeptide repeat protein, with protein sequence MKLKMNFSQSLVLLFCLLLFACKESRKAPSRASIDALNLKKGQLITCGPSQQLGTLHFAIDAPAATQSSFMLGLKLLHSFEYDEAEKVFAGIIDQNPDCAMAYWGVAMSNFHPLWAPPSKAELQKGSAAIAIARGLKPASKKESSYIEAIASFYDRWQQTDHKTRCLRFEKAMEDLHEKDSSDMEATVLYALALDAAANPSDKNFKKQKKAGELLQSLAPGAPDHPGIAHYLIHTYDVPELASLALPAARKYASIAPSSAHALHMPSHIFTRLGLWDEAVQSNIASVSSAQCYAQQNGMKHWDEELHGLDYLMYAYLQKGDTYNAKKQLDYLLSIHETSPANFKVAYSFAAIPARYYLESRNWKEAARLPFPVANFSWDDFLWQKAIIHFARVMGAVHTGQTKISTEEIQELKRIRDTLAEQGDTYKAQQVSVQLAAGEAWAKLRSGKKGEALQLMQLAAKMEDSTEKHPVTPAEVLPAKELLGDMLMELKDYQAALEAYEQNLKRHPNRFNALLGAAQAASKTGEKSKAIDYYHRLISIAVTNSPKPELQLAKQSLEEMEK
- a CDS encoding hybrid sensor histidine kinase/response regulator transcription factor, whose amino-acid sequence is MSFPNRILLVVQALLLISVQGICQQMSFSHLDVSDRLSQNSVIAITQDAKGFMWFGTRQGLNKYDSRKFTIYKNTPGNRSGISNNYIFCLLTDRNGQVWAGTQNGLNRYHSETDQFDLIPFEKDAAISSRDKEIICLFEDSRGRIWAGTRNTLYLIADVQQAVLVPVSRFTGNAFRLTNINCVYEDEGVIWVGSDHGLVQLHEQNGKFSVKEIFHQEAGETRLVDNQVKSIVRDKRNQLWIGTAHRGLHLYDPVTGTFHRYQNVNSRIASDHIRKLLLDKEGNLWIGTQEGLSKLQAGTEQISTFINDPWNDASLSQNSVHSLYMDKTGSIWVGTFFGGVNCLYSLSTPFTVYSTRSSRKLNNNVVSSIVQDNDDDLWIGTEGGGINRFGRDGSITYYKHNSNDPYSPGSNLVKVLYKDKEGNIWAGTHGGGLNLFDRSKNRFIRYLYNAADPYLQGAEITSLMQDAAGRFWIGTETQGLQLYQKKGSQLEPLPAPEGFAKLQRQSILSTLLTSTNTIWTGTRRGLYILTADGSKLLKTDSSIFPVNCLYEDKQQRIWAGSGENGLVLLDKNGNQKSSITKNEGLPDNNVLGIIEGENGELWISTINGLARYNPATGSCNVYNTEDGLAGNVFNNNAWYKAPDGKLYFGGYFGLTAFEPAAISQNLQAPLVAFSSFNLHNKEVKTGAQDSLLQKQISYTSAIRLKHNQNAFSVEFAALNFIKPAKNRYAYKLEGFDDNFTYTSDPLASYSNVPSGNYTLIVKGSNNDGVWGTPISLKIQVLPPFWKTWWAYTLYILAGLALVFFVARYFLMQALMKKSNTLTQLKLNFFTNISHEIRTHLSLITGPTEKLMSKNSGNTADKQLLQTIRSNSDSLLQLVNELMDFRKAETGHLTLHASTTDIADFAQSIYNSFGDIAASRNIDQQFSAHPSHINLTFDREQMEKVFYNLFSNAFKFTPDGGFVKLTIQDDAKQVIITVANSGKGIARENVDRLFDNYFQENDHGQQNTGYGIGLALSKSIVQAHKGTISVSSTKLSHQDLHETIFRVTLLKGIQHYAPGQLVATADLPVIQTILAGETSPVQGSLISNNGKPSILLVEDNRAIRTFIKETLQDKYFIAEAADGASGLVYAVEHIPDLIISDVMMPEMDGLEFCSRIKSDIRTSHIPVVLLTAKTAVEHQISGLQTGANTYLTKPFSTKVLELTVQNLLLAREKYWQHFNTTLGRKTFPGEDVQASSSTAPDTPLTFPALHPLDEAFLKNIENIVLENMDDPGFGVGVLAQKALMSQPVLYKKIKAITGLSANDFVKSLRLKQAATLLSGQRHTVYEIAYMVGYEDSKYFSREFKKQYGVNPSEYGAKTSG